TCTCAGTAAATTTACTGGACCATTTGCTGTCCTCTAAGCTGTTCATACCAGGTATCCAGGCTGGGTGGGGCCTGCTGATCTACCTGAGATTGGTTTTTAAATGTAGGGTGAAATATCCCAGTCTTATTTGAGACTGAATTCAGAGTTTGCTTTGGGCCAAGAGATGTCTACAGTAGATGATTTAGTGACAATCTTGAGACTCTCAAATACATGAAATAGACGTTCTGATCTTTAAAGGCAGGCTGCTtccttccctgcccccacccctcatGCCCTTTGTATGCTTGAGCTACTTCATCCACTATTCGAAGTTGAAGTCCAGAGTCCTGGAGCCTTGGAGAGTCTAAGATACAGAATTcctagttttttgcttttttgtcacTGAATTTGGGAATGGGACTTTGAAGTGTTCACTGTGGGAGAACAAGGGGTAGCCAGAGACAGACGATTGTCAGGAAGTTCTTCAGTGTGCTGGTGTCATGGTATGTGAGCCTTCGTGTCTGGTGCACTAAAAGACAATGGTGACTACTTCACACTCACTAGagtagctaaaataaaaatgactgacaatagcaaatgttggtgaggatatggagcaatCAGAACTCTTGGCCAGaagtggtggttcatgcttgtaatcccagtactttgggaagccaaaatgggagggttgcttgagcccaggagtttgggcaacatacggagaccccatctctacaaaagataagaaaaaaatttagccaagtgatatggtttggatctgtgtccccaccaaatctcatagGATTGTAATCCCccatgttggagatggggcctgggatTGCTATATGGTACCAAGGGGGGATGATGCCAAACCATTAGAAGctgcccctgtgatccaatcacaaCTGGATCCATCCCCCCTTGGTACTGtatagtgagtaagttcttatgagatctggttgtttaaaagtgtgtagcacctccacctttgctctcttcctctttccctggccatgtaagacatgcctgcttctccttagccttccaccatgtttgtaagtttcctgaggcctccccagaagcagaagctgctatgcttacAGTACACCTTGCGAAACTGTAAGGCAAtgaaacctcctttctttataaagtacccattctcaggtatttctttatagcaatgtgagaacagactaatacgctggatgtggtagtgcatgcctgtagtcccaactactcaggaggctgagatgagaggatgagaggatcgcttgagcctgggaggttgaggctgcagtgagccatgattgtgccactgcaccccaccctgggtgacagagtgacaccctgtctcaaaatcaatcagtacataaataaataaataaacaaaatagaactcTCATGCATTGCTGACGGAAGTTTAAAATGGTACAAATACTTTAGAGAACTGTCTGTCATTTCTTGCAAAGTTAAACATATATCTACCCCATAACCTAGCAATTCCCCTTCCAGGTATCCacccaaatgaaataaaaacagacacttgTGTAAACACTTACAGATGAGTCTTCATAGCAgtcttattcataatagcaaaaaatgaaataatcaaatgTTTATCAGTGGGAGAATGGAGAAACAATTTGTGGAatagtcatacaatggaatatgactCAACTCTAAAAAAAGAGACAGATTCACACAACAGCATAGATGCATCAAAAACATGatattgaatgaaagaagccagatacaaaagcaAACATGATTTCACTAATATGAAGCCCAAGAAGAGGCAAAACTCATCTATAAGAATAGATATTGGAACAATGGTTGCCTCTAGTGGGCAACGGGAGGTCTGGGATTGATTGGAAAGGGACACAGGAGCTCTGGGGTGAGAGCAATGTTCCACACGTTTGGTTACTTGGGTGTATGTGATTGTTGACGCTCATCCCACTGAACACTGATGGCCTGtgcattttcttatatataaattatgcctccataaaatatttattaaaaaaattttcagagaTTATGGTTAGCTTGGAATTTTTTCTGTTTCACAGTCCTAAGTATTTGCATTCATCAGAGTTGTCATCTTTTATGATGCTAGGTGATATAACATCTTAACTGTGTATCAGGGGTTCTTAACCTGTGGTCTGTTAATAATTTTCGATGGATCCATGAACTCCGTGAAATTGAGTGCACAATTTTGCATGTCTATGTgcgtgtagttttcttttcccttGTGGACTGAGTTCATAGCTATCATTGTACTCTCAGAATGGTCTGTGACCCAAAACATATTTAGAATAGAACCTCTGTGTTGGAAGGTTCATGCAGAATGTGTAGAAAACAATATCAGTAAAGATGAGTGAACTAATAAATGACAAATTGTTTCCAGTGGATGTTCAAGGAACCAAGCCCCTAATAGTTTGCAGATTAAAACTGGCAGATGTTAGTGGCTCCAAGACACTAACATAAATTTGAATAACTTGGTCTGAGAAATAGAATAAAGCCCTGATAAGAATAGGAGGCAGAATCAGTGTACTATAAAAGACCTTTCAATTACACTTATAGAAATAGATGTCTGTTATTCAAAAGTATCCTGTATGCcgtgtttattttaaatattgaaattagaTAGATGAACATAATGGAAGCAACAGTTATGATTCaactataaaaaaattatttgatgctTTTTCTCTTAACAGGAGCAAAACAATTACCATAGTCAATGGTAACAGAGTTGTGTCAGGTTCAGCTTTGCCAGTGTTTAGCAAAAGAAGGCAATTTTGATTTGGCTCAGTTATGGCAATTTTCATACAATGAGTTTTGGGAATTGGTTATTTATTCTCAGTGTCTGATAGCAGGGAGACAGTGCAGCATTAAACTGGTGGCATAAAGTTGTAAATATTCTTTGAGATGTGAAGTTGCTCCAAGAAATCTGAGAACCTTGGCTTTTTTGGATGTGGTTATTGACAGGTTTCTGTGGTCTATTCTGTCCTATGTGTCTTGAGTGTGACATCGCCAGGCATTATGGAGAGTGTCTTTGTTGGCCATTGTTACCTGGGTCCACCTTTGCACTGAGAATTGGCACCAGGGAGAGACATAAAATACAGGTAAGTGTGTTTGAAGGTATACGTGAACCTGAATCTGTATGAAAACCTAGATGCCTTCCAAACTTATGATTTTCCAAATGAAAGAAGGGTGGGTGAGGATGTTGAAACATACCATGCTTAGTGGGAAACTTTGAGAAAggagatacatttaaaaattttactcttTACCAGGAAATCTAAGTTAACTAAAATACcatattattttagtagagatggggttttgccatgttggccaggctgttctcaaagtcctgccctcaagtgatccgcccacctcggcctcccaaagtgctgggattgcaggtgtgagccaccatgtctggcccagactgatatatttttaaatggaaaaaaaaaaaaaagtaaagcacaGAAGTAtggaactattttaaaatactatatatgtatacgttTATGTAGACATAGAATTTATCTGGAAGTGGTTACAAGAAACTGGTGACAATGATTACTTCCAAGCAGGCAACTGGATGGCTGGGGACAGCTGGAGAGAGGGATTTACTTTTTACTTCCTATCCCTTCTTACACTGAAATTTTAGACCATGTGCACTTATTACCTActctgaagaaataaataattataaatattaggtCCTAAGAGAAAGAACCAAGAAGTTGATAGAGAAATCAGTGGTTTCAATTATAAAGGCCCATATCAGAGGTCCTAAGGGCAGGGCTCTGATTCACAGGTATTGATTAGCAATTCAGCTGCTTGAATTATGCACTTATACAACTTAGTGTCCCTGGGCATTGGCTTAAGGATGTTGGTGAACCTTGGAAGCGGTGGTTGAAGGGCCAGGAGGTAACATTGTACAGGTCCCTGGGGAAGAAAAATGAGCCTGTGTGACTACAACAGAACAGACTCTGGTCTTGCCCTAGGGCACACTGTGTGAAGACTGGCTGGTGGTGCACTGCTGTTGGCCTTTTGCCATCTGCCAGGTGGCCCGGGAACTCAAGATGAGGACCTCCCAAGTCTATGAAATCTGTGCAGTCCCAATGACTAAGGACACCCCGGTTTGACAGAGCAAGATAACTCCTCCTCCTTACTCCCCAACACCCTCCTCTCAAACCTCTCAGTAGAACAATTGCTTTTTCCTAAGTTTTTACTGAAATGgtatgaaaataaatgatttccCCCCTATGGTCTCTACTGTTCTTCTTTCTTTACACATTTCCCTGTTGAAGACTTTATCATTTGTCTGAATTTGCTATTCCAGTCCAGCCATATAAAGCAGATCTAGAGTtgagttttcttgtttgtttattttttgagacggagtcttggctctgtcacccaggctggagtgcagtggcaccatatcgccttcaagcgattctcctgtctcagcctcctgagtagctg
The Symphalangus syndactylus isolate Jambi chromosome 7, NHGRI_mSymSyn1-v2.1_pri, whole genome shotgun sequence genome window above contains:
- the PLAC8L1 gene encoding PLAC8-like protein 1, whose amino-acid sequence is MNWFGSNFFKCPEDLSLLNIYSPLLSHMSSEDEQYFISNLRGHVPASAVVKQPVRGASGRTTVTAIVQTGGGWSTGLFSVCRDRRICFCGLFCPMCLECDIARHYGECLCWPLLPGSTFALRIGTRERHKIQGTLCEDWLVVHCCWPFAICQVARELKMRTSQVYEICAVPMTKDTPV